Part of the Triticum aestivum cultivar Chinese Spring chromosome 4D, IWGSC CS RefSeq v2.1, whole genome shotgun sequence genome is shown below.
TAGGGATCCATTCATCATCAGAAACATTGATCTAACTACCATCATCGACCCTCCATATATGACCTATTTTTAGTGTCTACACCCCTGACATAATATTTTGACATGTGAATGAGGCTCTCTTTGAGTTGCATCCAAAATATCACAATTTGGATAATATTGGGCTTTGAGAACACGTGCATAAAGGGAATCCGGATTATCAATTAATCTCCAAGCCTATTTCGCAAGCAGGGCTAGGTTAAAACAATGAATATCTTGAAATCCCATTTCACCTTCTTTTTTTGGCACACATAACTTCCACCACAGGGACCAGTTCATTTTCCTCTGATTGTCACCATCACCCCACCAATAATGCAACTTGCGTCTGTAATTCCTTTACAAATCTGTTTTGGAATTTTGAAAACCGACATTGCATAAGATGGTATAGCCCGTACAATAGATTTGAGTGGCACTTCCTTTCCTCCTGTTGAAAGTTGCCTTTCCTACCATCCCATAATTCTTTTCATAACTCGATCCACCAAAAATTGGAAACAATTTTTTCTTCTATCTAGACCCACGGTGGATGGTAAGCCTAGATAAGTACCGATAGTGCCTCGGTCATTATGTTCAAACTGCTGCAAATTTGTTCCTTCATCTCAACTCTAGTATTAGAGCTAAAAAATACACTTGACTTGTCCACACTAACCTTCTGTCCAGAAGCGACACAAACATGATGCAAGGATTTCTTTCATACACTCAACATTCTCAGTATTGGCCTTCATCGGGATTAATTAATCATCTACAAACAATAGATTAGTGATGGCCGGTGCTTCCCTACACACCTTCACTCCCTCAAGCTTCCCTTCTTCCTCAACTTTATTCAACAAAGCGGTCAATCCTTCAGTAAATAACATAAACAAATAAGGCGACAATGGATCGTCTGGACTTAAGCCTCTAGATggtttaatttttttttgtttctttcaagTTGAAACGTACATGATATTCCACTGTACTAACACATTGCATAACCGGTTTAACCCACTCTTCATGAAATCCCAATTTTACTACATGTTGAAACATCGGTCGAAATCCTCTCTAGACAGCCGAAACTCAGTTTTTACCCATATTGATTCTCGAAATGACTCCTTGATACCCGGGAAACTCAAATACCTATATAAGTTTGGACGATTGGATGTAAAATGGCGAGGTGTGACTATTTAATAGATTAAACAACATTATGTTTTAAACTCAAATACCTATATAAGTTTGGTTGGTAGCACAATATTTACATGACCGCCTTTTACCCCTTATGTGGGCTCCCAGCTAGACACTTGAACACACAAAGGCCCAGCTAGAGGCCCAGTCGAGCGACGCAAGGAAAAATCGAACGCACCTGACCAGAATGCAACCTATGTATAAGTTACAAAGAAAATTACGGACCAGGCGGACGAAAATTCGGGAGTAAGAAAAGATcgtccctttaatagtaggtatagatatagatgtacaTGTCAACTCTCTAAGTTTTATTGGCACTTCAAATGTgtaattgttgaagaaaaaaaaCATACTCATCGGAGCGAGTGATCCAAAGTCAATTTGCGGTATGTGCCACTGGTCTCGTAGGGAAATTTACCTTTATATTTTTTAGGGAAAGTCGTCATAAAACAGTCTGAACATCTCGATTGGTTCGTGTCATTATTACACCCCTAAAACACATGTTGCAAACGAATAGTTCCCTTAAGACATCTTGGAGATGGCTTTGAAACAGTCTCGGGCCTAGGGTGGGCTTCTACAGCGAACAGGCACTCGTTTTTAGGTATAGTTATGTAATTTCGGCCCAAAACTCTTAGTCCTATCCCACCCAAAAGCCCAGCACCTGCAACTCCAGCCCATGGTAGCACCCTCTTTGGGACACTGGGAGCCCACGCAGCAGGCACTGAATCAGCTTCCTCGCCATGGACGGTGTGCGAGAATGACACGCCcgtgccgcccccccccccccccccccccccaatgaggCTCGGCTACGTGTAGCACAGCGCCCGGTTGAGGGTTGACCACCGAGCGCTGTTCCACGTTCATGCACGCTACCCGCAAGTCAGCAGCTGCTTCTGCTCACTCCGTCACCACCCGTGAGCCCCAACATTTGCTGCATGGCGCTGTCAAACTCACCACAGGCACACAGAAGCACAGGATCCAAAGAGCAGGTGGCGGATGGATCGATCAGTCGCGCAGGGCCTCTCGTCTCAGATCAAGCTCTCTTCGGGCTAGGTCCATCGTATCGTGCCGTCCATGGCCGTGGATGCCAACACATCGCAAGGTTAGGCAGGCTCTAGATAGAGAAAGAGATAAGTGAAGAACGTGAAGGCTTCCCCTTGTCTTTTGCCTGGCCTGACACGAGAGCTGTGCATGCAGACTCGCAGACACGCAGTTACGCACACTGCAACTCGTTTCGTTTTTAATAAAAATCGGCGCGCCTCTGGCCGGAGTAGACTAATAAAACTATTGCCGCTGCCATCCACTCTGGCTTGGTTGGTTTCTTCTTGTGGGCCTGCGGCCCGCGTCAGCCTTCCCGCTGCACCGTTGCAACAGTCTATATGTAAGTGCGGCAGTGCAGCAGCATGAGATGGCCGCAGTAGATAAGACGTTTCTGTTCTGAGCTCAGTGCATGGCGCAGATTAAAGTTTCTACTAGTAGCTTTCTTCTGCGTGATCGTTTTAATTCGGTTCATGACATGCAGTAGATTGTTGTCCTCTGGTTGTACGGGTGCTTGCCAGGGTCCAAAAGCTTCATTCCAAGAGATGCTTCCGCGTCAAGCCATGGCCATGCAGCGTCTAGCCTGATACACGGCTTTCGGCTGCTTTATCATTTTCGTGGTTAAATTCCTGCAGCTGCCTTATGACCTTATGAGTTATCAGCCATGGAACTCTTCATCGAGACTAGTAGCATGCCGCCTTGGCAGTACAAAATGCATCCACGCTATTGCACACCCATGGGTGGAATAATTGATTGATCTCACCATGTTGAGTGAGAACACCCTAGACCTGGCCAGTGCAAAGCACAAACAGGATGCTAGCTAATTTGGCTGAACTCAGAGGGACACAAGTGGGCACCATGTCACCATCAAGCACCACCACTACCTCgaagcaaagcaaagcaaagcaCACCACCAGGGCCAGAGAATGGCAATGCAATCAATGTGGGTTCACTGCTCCCATTCTCAATAGGCAGACTAGGGCAAAGCATTAGAAACAAGAGCCGCGCCTGCATGCACACACAGGGCAATCTGTTCGCCCGCCCCCTACGTACCTAGTAGCTGTTCCGTCCCCGTGCACTGTGGGAGTAGTCTGTGGACACGCACGTAGCAAGAATTATTGGGCGTTGGTGTACGTGCTCCGCATCTTCCTTCTcctcaggccaactccaccgtgcgaccctatcctgtccggccccgtccgtctggggtaaaagggacaaaccgGACGGCCAGCGCAcgggagcaaacggacttttgtccgttttgtgtccgctttcgacccacccagggcccaagtttgcgccgcttttggggtgaaacggacaccacgcggacgcgccggccatctgcgcgtgtcctcccctggcccgcccgtcggtggtaCAGGGCGgacctttttctatccgccccctccctccctccggccgcaccccACTCCACTCTTCTCCACTCTTCCTCACtctttccctcgccgccgccgccgctgccattgcagctgtgcagctcggacgcgcgctcgcccagccccttcccctcggcgccgccgagctacccaaccgcggccacctggtttgcgcacccgccgaccggatttggggcggatccggtcggtcttgagctcgcccggctgtgggaggctgggccgcgccatggactggccgggcacctcgccggaaggccctggaagggccgcaaggccacatgcaggcagtggctcctcctctagccgttcggatctgcaccgtcggtggtccgccggcagatacacgaatggcggccGGCCGtgctcggtgcttgcccaaaagctcgtcggtgcaccgttgccactcattaagtgcgaccactgcccaaggatggtcgtgcgccgcgtgtctacaacgccggaacatcccggatgggtgttcatcaagtgcttaaacgatggggtatgtgctctttttagcttcggtttgtgctcttggattagactagttgtgctaacttcaaattttattgtgtagaatggatgcaagttttggtattgggaagaagagtacatcgatatattgatagagcgaaatttagtacatgttcgtgcacttttagctagcatagaggctgtagatgagacaagtgcacttgttgctagattagaggctagacatgagactaggtgtgaggaagcagcatcgacttctggcttgaagaagaaaggagggtgcaacatcgagcctcctccacagatcaacaatgagtgcatcgagaaggccctaacccaactcaaaggagcagttatggaagttgggtatcttctaaaatgtatttttGTAGTTGTTATTTTCTTTGGCcttgctttactagtcaaaatatgatgatgtattgtcatgtatcaaaaatgaatgataaaaaaaagttaaggacttgcaaagaaaaaTGCACGCGGACAagatgcggccgggatgcgtccgcgcgctgggcgcacggccaccgcatcccaggacacgcccggacacgaccccaaatctctacccaaacggacagaatccagacaaaacggacgtccgtttggggtcgcggtggagttggcctcccCTCCGTCCATGTTCTGGTCTGCCCCTGCCTATGGCGATATATACGCCGCGTGCTCTGCATCCAGACCGATCGATCCATCGACCGGCCTTAATTTGCTTCTGCGGCGTGCTACTATTTACGTCTTCGTTTCCAGAAACTCCGCATGACGTGATCCATGGAAAGCTGCGGCGACGCTCATCTCCATCGAACTTTTATGTCGGGAGCGATCGGCCGACCGTAATTGCACTTTCCCGGCCTGCCACTCTGTACTGTCAACTGATCATATATACGTAGTAGAACAGCAGGATTGGTGTCAGAATTCTccgaattttctttctttctttcctcagGGAAGGCATgcagttaagttgcctacagatgGTGCACGTAAGACATCTCGACGTGCCGGCCTGGATGACCTGACGGAGCTACTTACTGATCATGGGATGCGCACAGTGCTACAATTACCCTCGTACGTAAAGAGGTCTGCTATAGCGATGGGTGCAACACAACGCAGTTTGTTTCTTCGATGCGCACCAGGCCTGGCATTGGCATGCATGATGTCAACCCTGTACGCGTGCGTCGGCGCCGTTGAAGGGCAACGAAATGAATTTGCCAAAGACGTGGGCACCAGATGATGGTCAGAACGCCTACCAGACATTCGAAATGAATTGGGCTACAGTGTAGACTTCATTATGCTCGGTCGATGAGGTCGCAATTGCGCGTGTTCGTGCACAGTTACGCACGCACGTACCACTTTGTTGTCGTCCTGTTGCTGGCAGCGTCGCATGCATGCAGTGCAACCATGCGCTGCTTGGTCTTGACGGCACACACTGCTGATCATCATGCCCGTCTCATTGGCGAGAATATGTGCATGCAGGGCCGGTCCTAATATTTTAGGGGCCGGGGTGAAACCAAAATCCGGGGCCCTTTGAACTTTCAAAAACTATTTTCGGTATAAACTTTGTACACCATACTACTAACAAATCATGTAGGAATGATTATCGTTTTCTATAGAAGAATAATTGATCGATTACTTATGTGCATTTGTTTGCATATTAGGATTCGCATCTTCTTATTTTATTGCCGGTGCGCCAACTAGTCCTAATTAATCCGACAGAATCAACCACTTAGTCATATATTGGGCTGTGTCTTACATTTCGTTGGTATTTTTTCAGAATAAAAAAGTGAATATAATTTCGCATTGCAAGTGCATACAAACGCTACCTTTCATCAAACAGTTTTACTCAGCCAAGATGCAAAAAGCTGAAAGCTACAAAACTTTCCTTGCATCAAGAGTTTACATGGTATCTTACATACCTGGATGTGGCAGTCCGGCAATGTACCACTCATCCTTGTACAAATCCTTGAAACCGTTCACAGGCTTCACGCCTGGTTCTGAGGATTGAAGACCATGATCAAGGCGACCATCGCTTTCATAGTTGTGTCGTTCTGTGCAACACTACGGCAAACAAAAGCCTGGCGCTGGCGGCATCGTCGGCATAAAGATCTAGGGCATAAGTTAGGGCAAAATCGTTAAGAAAAAGGACGTCTTATCTGAAATCGTCGGCGGAAGGCGTAGGCTGGAGCTGCGGCATCGACGTGCCATGGTGTGGGTATCTAGCGTCTGCTGCCTGGCGGCCGCCAGTGGCTGCGGGCGATTAGGTTTTCAGGAGATCAGGCGAAAAAATAGGAGGTGAACAGCCTACACGCGATGATGGATGATAGTCATCGTGCGTGATTAGTGTGGGTTATCGATCCTTTCCAAACGTGATCAGTGCACGTAATGTAGGCCCAATTATCACTTTTTACGAACTAGAGCCCAATCGTATTAACAGGGCAGAGCACAAACCTGGGGGCCTGTCTGCATGAGTGCAGGTAGGGTGGCCATTTCAATTTTACTCTTCTACGTAGTTTCGAGCCAATTTTGAAAGGGGTTGGCTATGGGTAAGTCAATTGAAAAATCAATTTTGGTCAATCGATTTGTTTGatctgcctccccccccccccccccccacacccaaaaaaaAAAGATTTGTTTGATCTGCCCAATGCAATACAGGTGGTCAAGATTGCTTCCTCAACCTCTAGCGTCCACATTCTTCTTCTTTCTCAACCGCCCAAGGTATGACCGGCCGAATAGCCGGCCACCACCACCCGTGGCCTGCGGCGCTCCCGCGCCAACCTCGTCGCCTCACCCTTCCCTCAACCGCCTACCACCGACGTGCTGCCGCCACTCCTGGTCATTCCTCTAACTCCGACGATGATCAGTTTTTTTCGGCGAACCTGCACCACCCTCACAttcctaagatagataatgggggtcATCTGCCATCCTGAGATAGATAACGGTGTCACGTGCCACCACAAGATAGACCCAAAGGGCTTCTCCGATGAGCCGGCGGCTGCTTCTTCCTTTCCTTCGTTGGCTGCTTCTTCCTTCCGATATCGACTGACCCAAAATGCTTTTTCAGGTGACTGGCGTGCATCTAAACTGATTTTGGGATTAGCTAGAGGTAAGTAAATTAAAAAAATCAATTTGGGTCAGCCGATTTGTTTGATCTGTTTGATGCAATACAAGCGGTCACGAGTGCTTCTCCAACCTCCAACGTccacgttcttcttcttcctcaaccgCCCAAGGTACCACCGGCCGAATCGCCGGCCGCCACCACCGGCGGCCCGTGGAGCTCCCGCGCCAACCTCGTCGCCTCGCCCTCCCCTCAACCGCCTACCATCCACGTGCTGCAGCCACTCCCGGTCATCCCTCTAACTCCGGCGATGACCATTTTTTTTTTCAAACGAACCTGCAccaccccctaagatagataatggggtcaTCTGCCATCCTAAGATAGATAACGGGGTCATCTACCACCATAAGGCCTTATTTGGTTGCTTGGGGAGATGTACACGGGGTAGAGCTGCCCCAGATTGAAAATTCCTGGCAAAGCGAAAAGCGCAGGGAAATTTTGCATCACCATTTGGGAGGAGCGGGGGAAATTTTGCTCAGATTCATCTTGATGTTGATACGCGTAAAGTAGTCCCCAGCACACCAGATCTCCCCGCCCGCCGGAGATGTTGTCTCTCACCAAAAAGCATATACAGGATCCAGCCCATCGACTGCAGCGGAGGGCTTGAACGGGTCCTCGCCTTCTTGTTCCTCGGCGAGGAGAGGTTGGAACTGAGGAGAGAGGAGGGGTTCGACCGATCGAGGTGGGCGGCGAAAGAACAAGGAAAGATCGAGCGAGACGGCGGCGTGGTTTGTGAACAGAGACGAGCGAAAGAAACAAggaacttctccaacaagtagtgACCGGTGTTTTCTTGTCCCGGGGATTCGGCCGGGACGGGCAAAAATTTCCCTGACTTGGGCTCCAACCAAATGGCCCTTCAGAATTCCCTGGGAGAGGTTAGCACGTGCCTTTTTGTCCCCGGGACTGGGCTGGGAGCTGCTTGTTTCTTCCGAAATCGACCAACCCAAAATGCTTTTTCAGGCGACTGATGTGCAGCTAAACTGATTTTGATAAGCAGCGGAAATGGACTGCAATCCAAACCTGAAAAACCCTACCGATCCGCTAGTGCACAACGTTGTACCAATAGGACAGCAAACGAACAAAACTCAACGAGGTGCAGTGCAAACCCAAGACCGTGGCTGGGGCGTTGGGATTCATCCTATCCACCTCCCGCCGGCCCCGCGAGCTCGCAGGCTCATTCGATCTTCTGTCAAAACAAAATTCCATCTCGTGCATGCTTTGGATCCAGTGACCCGCCAAAGCTAAAGCTGGGCTTATCCGTCTGCAGAAACAACAATCGGCCGAAGCCTCCCGCCCCATCAAATCAGATCCAAGCTCATCCTCCGCTCAAGTCTCAGATTTGAGGCGATCGACTAGCGCTTGACCCGCCCAATGACCCAAACCCAACCCGAGGGGCCCTTCCTCCACGCTCAAGCGGCAGAGGCGGCCAGGCCGGGTCCGGACTCCGGACCCGGCGCGCGCGCGCACAGCGCCCAGCGGCACCACTGCTCGCCGGGGCAGGCGCACTTATTGCGCGGCAGTGGCGGTGCATGCTTGCTTGATGACGCCCTGCGCCGCGCTGCCGGAAGTCTATACGAGGCTAGTTTTCACTTGCCATGGCATCGAGCGTGCGCTGGTGCCGCTGCTGAAAATGGGCTGCCCGACCGGGTCGAGTAAATAAGGCGACGGTAATTACTCGACCAGGCGATCGAGGCGAGACGGTGAAAACTGAAAGCTGGTGCAGCTGGCGAGATACACGGACGGGTGGTGGGACGGGTGCTAGTTGGGCTCTTTTGAGCACCGCAAAGCGCGCGACGTGACATACTACACGTAGCAGTGACGCGCTGTGTGCGTGTGtgtaaagaagagagagagagcagtggaGCATGGGCGGTGGGTACTCCACACGCATCGGCCGATCATAGTAGCATGATGACGACCTCAACCCCCCTCGCCACCCTGCTCGTTGCATAGTCTTCTCTAGTAAAACCTGCGGGGCCCGGCGCCAACCCAACGCCCACCAGCCAGCAGCGCAGAGCAGAGCAGAGCGCCCGCTCTTCTAATATAAACGGCTTGACTTCTGTTCTAGCGGGGCCGTAGTTGCATTGCGGTTGCAGCTAGggagagagtgagtgagtgagtaGTGAGGCGAAGGGAAATGGAGGCGGCGGGAGAGGGGAGGAAGCTCCATCACCACGCGGGCGGCGGCAGGGCGCAGATGGAGGCGAGCCCGGAGCGCGGCAGGCCGGCGTACGCGTCGGCCGTGACGGCGAGGTCCGCGCCGGCGAGGCCCATGAGGCGGGTGCAGATCATCTACTACCTCTGCCGCAACGGCCAGCTCGAGCACCCGCACTTCATGGAGCTCGCGCAGCATCCCCACCAGCCGCTGCGCCTCAAAGGTAGGCACGCACCTCTTCCATCTGCAGCTTCCTCTGCGTTCCTTCCTGGTCTTTTGCTTCTAGCCATGGCTGATCGACGGTCCACTTTTGTCGGCGCGAAGATGTGATGGACAAGCTGACGCTGCTGAGGGGCAAAGGCATGCCTGCTCTCTTCTCGTGGTCTTGCAAGAGGTGAATAGGCGCCGGCTCGTTTACTGTACACGCGCCGTACGTATTCTCATGAAAATGTACTCATGGTTTTGCATTTGTATTGCTCTTTGATTTGAAGGAACTACAAGAACGGCTACGTGTGGAACGACCTGTCGGAGAGCGACGTGATATACCCGTCCGACGGCGTGGAGTACGTCCTCAAGGGCTCCGAGATCTTCCCCGGCTGTTCTTCCGGTAATCATCATGCTAACCCCTCTCCATCACTTACCTGCTGCCATGGCCGTGTTGCGAAATGGACATGGCTTGCATGAATCATGACCCATGTAAagcaagaacttcttcttcttcctagcaTGAGCCATGGGATACTGTGATAACTTCATTTTTTTTTGTTCCTTCTTTTTGTAGTACAAAAAACAAGCCGTCTTTTCCTTCTTTTCGCCTCTCTCTGTCCCCATTGTCGACTCGTTTTCAAACGAATGGTCCAAGAGAGAGGAGCTGGTAAAACGAAGTACTCTACCTACAGCAGCTTCTTACACCTTTCACGTTCCCTTTCTGCACCAGCGTCGAAAGTCGCGAGGAATTTATCACCCAACGGCTCAAATCGCTAGAATTCCCACTCATTTTTTCTCCACGGGGTTAATGCATGCACGCACGGTGGCGCCAGAAGTCTATCATGGCATGCAATGCAGTGTCTGAAGTAAAATCTGAATTTATCCGCAGCAGAAGTACAGCACAGTGGTGACTGTCCAACTAATTTTCATTTCGTTTCTCTGATCGCCAGCCGTCGCAGCGGACCGGTTCCAGCACCTCCGGGTGACGGACAGGTCGCCGACCAAGCCGCCGCTGGCCCTCCCGCACAGCCACAAGCAGTACGTGGACGCGTACCGGGACGACGCCGGCGAGGACCCCGAGGACGACGAGCTCGGGTACCCGTACCACCGGCGTGCCGCTGCGGCTCGGCTGGGCGGGCCGAACAAGCCCGTCTCGGCCCGCACCAACCGTGGCCACCCCGTGGAGCTGCCCGTGGAGGAGACCTCACCGCCGTCCTCGACGTCGTCCGAcaagccgccgccgcagcagcaggcGAGCCGCTGCGACGAGGCCGAGCCGAACAGGACCGGGTCGATGCTCCTGCAGCTCATCGCGTGCGGGGCGGTCACCGCCGGTCCAGCCAAGTGCGGCGGCCGGGCCGAGCCGAGGCGGAGCTGCGGCCTGGTGAGCCGGCTGTCGTCCCGCGCCGGCGcggaggatgacgaggaggaggaggctg
Proteins encoded:
- the LOC123098432 gene encoding protein SOSEKI 2 encodes the protein MEAAGEGRKLHHHAGGGRAQMEASPERGRPAYASAVTARSAPARPMRRVQIIYYLCRNGQLEHPHFMELAQHPHQPLRLKDVMDKLTLLRGKGMPALFSWSCKRNYKNGYVWNDLSESDVIYPSDGVEYVLKGSEIFPGCSSAVAADRFQHLRVTDRSPTKPPLALPHSHKQYVDAYRDDAGEDPEDDELGYPYHRRAAAARLGGPNKPVSARTNRGHPVELPVEETSPPSSTSSDKPPPQQQASRCDEAEPNRTGSMLLQLIACGAVTAGPAKCGGRAEPRRSCGLVSRLSSRAGAEDDEEEEAGGELSRRFGRMRAEEKEYFSGSIIVDSGGRGTPLPASSLKRSNSYTEERGSRLGVGAIGEETADERIGGGEGMMRGRCIPGRKRQPQQHK